CTCCCATGGATTCCCTTATCCGAACGATCCGGCTGAAAGGAAAGGACCTCGTCCTCGTCCGCCCCGGTCTGACGCTCACCCTCTACCTGGACACGCCCCTGCACGAGTGCGCTCCCGGGTGCGCTGATGCCCTGGAGGCGTATCTGGCCCATGTCGGTCCCGATACACTCCGCACCTATGTGGCGGACAACGGCCAGTTCAGGCCCCTGTCCTCCAAGCAGATCTCGAAAGATCTCCGCAACCTGCGCAAGCTCCCTCCCGATAGCGAGGGTTACCGCATCCTCTACAACCAGGGGGTGGAGAGCGAAGTGGGCACCCATGCCATCTTCTTCGAGGGCAGCGCCTTCGCCGAGCCGGAGCCCCTGCCCGACAAGACCCACTTGTTGCGCCTGGAGCTCCCACCTCCTCCCGCTGAGGACCAGTCCTGGCTCGAGCCCTTCATCGAGTTCGTGTGCCAGATCGCCAACCTCGTCCCCTTCCAGTCCGGCAACGCGGGGTTCGCCTTCAAGCACGTGGGAGTGTTCGAGAGCCAGATGAGGAAGGAGATCAACCGGCTGCTGCCGAGGTACTACGGCTTCGATCCCTCCTACGACCCCGCCCGGTTCGACATGAAAGGGCGCTCCTTCGGCGCCCACTGGCTCACCCTGCTGCGCACGGACCTCATCCAGAAGCTGGGGGGAATGGAAGCCCTCCGGGCCGCGCTCCCCCAGGCAGAGCTGCGCCCGCTCGATCAGGGCGTGCTGATCCGCGCGGCCAGACGCCCCCCGCTCGGAGACGTCAACCGCCAGTGCACGGATATTGGCTGCATGCCAGAGGTAGCACGGCTGCTGCGCCCCATCCGCTACGAGGCCAAGGGGTTTGGCCAGCCGCAGGAGGTCTTCGACGCACTCGCCTGGCTCGCCCGCTACGACGACAAGGCCTCCCAGCCCTGGGATGCACCATGATCGAGCGCCCATTCAAGATCTCGCACCGCCCGCTGATTCCCCCCACCCGGCTCGAGCTGGTGGTGGCTTTCGAGACTCCCGTTCCCGAGCAGGACCACCCGTTCATCCCGCTCGAGTACTTCCAGGAGGTCGCCGCACTCGGGGGCCTCGGAGGAGAGAGCATCCCGCCCACGCAGTCCTCCCTCCAGCGCACTGGCCACGGGCAGCTCTCCAACAACACCTGGCAGTGGCGTTACGAGGCGGTCCACCTCCACCCCTCCAGCCTGTTCATCCTCGAGAACGTCCTCCACGACCTCCATTTGG
The sequence above is drawn from the Archangium gephyra genome and encodes:
- a CDS encoding type VI immunity family protein, whose product is MDSLIRTIRLKGKDLVLVRPGLTLTLYLDTPLHECAPGCADALEAYLAHVGPDTLRTYVADNGQFRPLSSKQISKDLRNLRKLPPDSEGYRILYNQGVESEVGTHAIFFEGSAFAEPEPLPDKTHLLRLELPPPPAEDQSWLEPFIEFVCQIANLVPFQSGNAGFAFKHVGVFESQMRKEINRLLPRYYGFDPSYDPARFDMKGRSFGAHWLTLLRTDLIQKLGGMEALRAALPQAELRPLDQGVLIRAARRPPLGDVNRQCTDIGCMPEVARLLRPIRYEAKGFGQPQEVFDALAWLARYDDKASQPWDAP